One Candidatus Zymogenus saltonus genomic window carries:
- a CDS encoding SPOR domain-containing protein, translated as MRRTIFTLCWLFAAAFVIASVIGCGEKVAEDEKEKHVTGKVPLDGKSPLREIPKEGELNYLTPKPEDRGDYTEFYTIQLGAFSSLENAHKLLSELKSDGYDVFLFESHIKSDSLYKVGLGTFEKKEDARTYLDNLVIPGFEGLWITQVRYGSAVDLDTEKGKGEAAEKSNVAEMVYVSDKAADGDGGAVRWGVWLKRGEEEPLLLADSEETIRRPIISPDGKRVAFIVVENEAGGGKISIADTYGSKNVSSIPAPVALNHHIWISAEVLAYVSTSPSKEIANKIVIYNIIKRKGDVLISSKDNLFENLILSPNGKYIAYDAHSYASGYDSSVLPKNVDSDEAVHVETINLETGSKRVIRAGYTTRLMGWYPDGNLMVAYHQEPGKGKSYSYSFASSDPDGKNIVMLEDIKTVKNVGAGVTSTDGRRIAFVTWEIEDDEGKSKRRTPTELWLLDVERGEAERLLKRDSILYGPSWSPGGDELVITGRIKNRLNVFVVGDLGTGDGGAGKKSPSVKRLFNLDDNSYDAAFH; from the coding sequence ATGAGAAGGACGATATTTACCCTTTGTTGGCTCTTTGCCGCGGCTTTCGTCATCGCCTCGGTCATAGGCTGCGGCGAAAAAGTGGCCGAAGACGAAAAGGAGAAGCATGTAACGGGGAAGGTCCCCCTCGACGGGAAATCCCCCTTGAGGGAGATACCGAAGGAGGGGGAGCTGAACTACCTGACGCCGAAGCCGGAGGACAGGGGGGACTACACAGAGTTCTACACGATCCAGCTGGGGGCCTTCAGCAGCCTCGAAAACGCCCACAAACTCCTTTCTGAACTTAAAAGCGACGGATACGACGTATTCCTGTTCGAGAGCCACATCAAATCGGACTCCCTCTACAAGGTGGGGCTGGGAACCTTCGAGAAGAAGGAGGACGCCAGGACGTATCTGGATAACCTCGTAATCCCGGGCTTTGAGGGGCTCTGGATCACCCAGGTGAGATACGGAAGCGCCGTGGACCTAGACACCGAAAAGGGAAAGGGCGAGGCGGCCGAAAAATCTAATGTCGCCGAGATGGTCTATGTCAGCGACAAGGCGGCGGACGGAGACGGCGGGGCCGTTAGGTGGGGCGTGTGGCTCAAACGGGGGGAGGAAGAACCCCTGCTCCTCGCCGATAGCGAAGAGACGATAAGGCGTCCCATAATATCCCCCGACGGAAAGAGGGTGGCGTTCATAGTCGTGGAAAACGAGGCGGGGGGCGGGAAGATCTCCATCGCGGACACGTACGGCTCAAAAAATGTGTCGTCGATACCCGCGCCGGTTGCGCTGAATCACCACATCTGGATATCGGCGGAGGTCTTGGCATACGTCTCCACCTCCCCCTCAAAAGAGATCGCAAACAAGATCGTCATATATAATATCATCAAGAGGAAGGGCGATGTCCTTATATCCTCGAAAGACAATCTCTTCGAGAACCTGATCCTTTCGCCGAACGGAAAATATATAGCCTACGACGCCCACAGCTATGCCTCCGGTTATGATTCCTCGGTCCTTCCCAAAAATGTCGATAGCGACGAGGCGGTTCACGTCGAGACGATAAACCTCGAGACCGGATCGAAGAGGGTCATCCGCGCCGGCTACACGACGAGGCTGATGGGCTGGTATCCTGACGGGAACCTGATGGTCGCCTATCACCAGGAACCGGGCAAGGGGAAGTCCTACAGTTACTCCTTCGCCAGCTCGGACCCCGACGGGAAGAACATCGTTATGCTCGAGGACATAAAGACCGTAAAGAACGTGGGAGCGGGGGTGACATCCACCGACGGGCGCCGCATCGCCTTCGTGACGTGGGAAATAGAGGACGACGAAGGCAAGTCGAAGCGCCGCACGCCCACGGAGCTCTGGCTCCTCGACGTCGAGAGGGGAGAGGCGGAGAGGCTTCTCAAGAGGGACTCCATCCTCTACGGCCCATCCTGGTCGCCCGGGGGAGACGAGCTGGTCATAACGGGAAGGATAAAAAACCGGCTGAACGTCTTTGTCGTGGGGGACCTCGGCACCGGAGATGGTGGGGCGGGAAAGAAAAGCCCCAGCGTCAAGAGGCTCTTTAACTTGGATGACAACTCCTATGACGCCGCATTCCATTGA
- a CDS encoding alpha/beta fold hydrolase yields the protein MKEEKITIPSGEVTLTGGLTRASGESNESPIAIICHPHPHYGGSMHNNVVEGVLINVINRGYSALRFNLRGVGGSGGRATGTLEDGRDVKAAVDFVSEMGGFNPIYLVGYSYGAWVGLHHAISDNRISAWAAVSPPVSMFDFSYLEGAKVPKFFVAGDRDDFLDLDVLKELVQRLDEPKELVVIRGADHFYGGFEYDVGELVGGFLKGLG from the coding sequence GTGAAAGAAGAGAAGATAACGATCCCGTCGGGAGAGGTGACCCTCACCGGGGGGCTTACGAGGGCATCCGGGGAATCGAACGAGTCCCCGATTGCCATCATCTGCCACCCACACCCCCACTACGGAGGGAGCATGCATAACAACGTGGTGGAGGGGGTGCTAATTAATGTCATCAACAGGGGATATTCCGCCCTCCGCTTCAACCTCCGCGGTGTCGGCGGAAGCGGCGGCCGCGCGACCGGGACGTTGGAGGACGGCCGGGACGTCAAGGCGGCGGTGGATTTCGTCTCCGAGATGGGGGGATTTAACCCGATCTATCTCGTGGGATATTCCTACGGGGCGTGGGTGGGGCTTCACCACGCCATCTCCGACAATCGAATATCCGCATGGGCGGCGGTATCTCCGCCGGTCTCGATGTTCGACTTCTCGTACCTCGAAGGCGCCAAGGTACCCAAGTTCTTCGTCGCCGGCGACCGGGACGACTTCCTCGACCTCGACGTCCTCAAAGAATTGGTGCAGAGGCTCGACGAGCCGAAGGAGCTTGTCGTGATACGCGGCGCCGACCACTTCTACGGCGGCTTCGAGTATGATGTGGGAGAGTTAGTGGGGGGGTTTTTGAAGGGGCTGGGGTAA